A region of Leclercia adecarboxylata DNA encodes the following proteins:
- a CDS encoding restriction endonuclease subunit S, translating into MSQYRAYPAYKDSGIEWIGQVPEHWKIAQIKRISALNPRKSTLSEEKDSLCTFLPMEKLRTNAVTLDETRPIHEVYGGYSYFCDGDILIAKVTPCFENGNIAIANGLVNGIGFGSTEINVLRVNGKGHNRFLYYRLQEEQFRTIAKSEMRGTGGLKRVPTDLFESFTIGLPDTDEQATIAATLDRETARIDALIEKKNRFVELLKEKRQGLITHAVTKGLDRNAKMKDSGIEWIGQVPEHWEATKLKHVAAFSGGGTPSKENPDYWNGCIPWVSPKDMKHEVITDSIDHITTKGLENSATKLIDSGAVLLVARSGILRHTIPVGINNVPVSLNQDMKALSLDETRVRPRFILRWVQGLNRSLLGIWAKEGATVESLEHEYVANTRLPLPDLKEQDAILATLDLETARIDALISKSEQSITLLKERRAAFITAAVTGQIDLRGKQ; encoded by the coding sequence ATGAGCCAGTACAGAGCATATCCCGCGTATAAGGATTCCGGCATTGAGTGGATTGGGCAGGTGCCGGAGCATTGGAAGATTGCGCAGATTAAGCGAATTTCCGCCTTGAATCCCAGGAAATCGACCTTAAGTGAGGAAAAGGATTCTCTTTGCACATTTCTCCCTATGGAAAAGCTGAGAACCAATGCTGTAACACTTGATGAAACTCGTCCTATTCATGAAGTGTATGGTGGATATAGCTATTTCTGCGATGGCGATATTCTGATCGCCAAGGTAACGCCTTGCTTCGAGAATGGAAACATAGCGATAGCCAATGGTCTGGTTAACGGCATTGGGTTTGGCTCTACTGAAATCAATGTTCTTCGGGTAAATGGAAAGGGACATAACCGGTTTCTTTACTACCGTCTGCAAGAAGAGCAGTTCAGAACAATTGCCAAATCTGAGATGAGAGGCACTGGAGGCTTAAAGCGAGTTCCAACGGATCTGTTTGAGTCATTTACTATCGGGCTTCCCGACACTGACGAACAAGCCACCATCGCGGCCACCCTCGACCGCGAAACCGCCCGTATTGATGCGCTTATCGAGAAGAAAAACCGCTTTGTCGAGCTACTGAAGGAAAAGCGGCAGGGGCTGATTACCCATGCTGTCACCAAGGGACTAGACCGCAACGCCAAGATGAAGGATTCCGGCATTGAGTGGATTGGGCAGGTGCCGGAGCACTGGGAGGCGACAAAACTAAAGCATGTTGCTGCATTCTCTGGTGGTGGTACGCCATCAAAAGAAAATCCAGACTATTGGAACGGCTGCATCCCTTGGGTCTCTCCAAAGGATATGAAACATGAGGTGATTACCGATTCTATAGATCATATAACTACCAAAGGACTGGAAAATAGTGCCACGAAACTGATTGACTCGGGAGCGGTGTTGCTGGTTGCTCGATCAGGTATTCTTCGTCACACGATACCGGTTGGGATCAATAATGTTCCTGTTAGCTTAAATCAGGACATGAAAGCATTGAGCCTTGATGAAACTAGGGTTAGACCCCGGTTTATACTTCGGTGGGTACAGGGTCTTAACCGCTCGTTGCTTGGGATATGGGCAAAAGAAGGAGCTACTGTTGAAAGCTTAGAGCATGAATATGTAGCGAACACTCGTCTACCTCTTCCAGATCTGAAGGAGCAAGATGCCATTCTAGCCACCCTCGACCTTGAAACCGCCCGCATTGATGCTCTGATTAGCAAGTCGGAACAAAGTATCACCCTGCTCAAAGAACGCCGCGCCGCCTTTATCACCGCCGCTGTCACCGGCCAGATTGATTTGCGAGGAAAACAATAA
- a CDS encoding site-specific integrase, which translates to MTDINHDNTVYPSSSFSGSPYLYTQVYTPSPDTRLTQIKDLAVPHLLARLATPQLVRRANGRYTIRFRLKGQTTPFLSVSTRSTDRRVATMRQRELAATAKTFMLDRPEVSLQELTEHLRSMAEQFLTDASDDYWNGLEVATLVDEKSNLKELAATQALSLDQQKGIRLALEVLTAAQQRVDTGDTSGLIKLIDDNNLTDDSTIGDSTSILRNEQGVSPQVFTRERQPSVVFSSLVSSLLAEKVQTLKTSSYKDLSSSLNTVSRFLPEDMDLMSRSGWLAVRDSMLAAEVRPSTINKLLTKAKMCLDYGLMNGHLEGRNPIERMKLTKDVDSKRRAFTDEELERLLVRVESEYQFTRHTAHTTSEARRWASLVSVVTGARSAEVCHLTKRDIVTLDNGLVCIDINEDGDGKSVKNKHSVRLVPLTDGACGLDLKSFLSWVDTQPDEGPLFGMTPSAYSNWFNSRVLTEALPDATDVSLHSLRHWLATRMKERGVNLVDAQGILGHSSQSITYDLYGKGHAVGRLADVLKTALL; encoded by the coding sequence ATGACTGACATTAATCATGATAATACTGTATATCCATCCAGTTCTTTCTCTGGGTCTCCCTATCTGTATACGCAAGTCTACACCCCAAGTCCTGACACAAGGCTGACACAAATCAAGGACCTTGCAGTCCCGCACTTGCTCGCAAGACTCGCTACGCCTCAGTTAGTCCGTAGAGCCAATGGTCGATATACTATCCGCTTCAGACTCAAGGGACAGACCACACCGTTTCTTTCAGTATCGACCCGCAGCACAGACAGGAGAGTAGCCACAATGCGTCAGAGAGAGCTTGCAGCCACAGCTAAGACCTTCATGTTGGATAGGCCTGAAGTCTCACTACAGGAGCTTACAGAGCATCTCCGGTCTATGGCTGAGCAGTTCCTGACAGACGCTAGTGACGATTACTGGAATGGACTTGAGGTCGCTACTCTGGTCGACGAGAAGTCCAACCTGAAGGAGCTAGCCGCTACGCAAGCATTGAGTCTGGACCAGCAGAAGGGCATAAGGTTAGCGCTTGAAGTCCTGACCGCAGCACAGCAGAGGGTAGACACTGGTGATACCTCTGGTCTGATTAAGCTGATTGATGATAATAACCTTACTGATGACTCAACTATAGGCGACTCTACGTCAATTTTGAGGAACGAGCAGGGGGTCAGCCCACAAGTATTCACGAGAGAGCGCCAACCATCTGTAGTTTTTTCAAGCCTAGTGTCCTCGCTGCTGGCTGAGAAGGTCCAGACCCTGAAGACATCCAGCTACAAGGACCTGTCGTCCTCACTCAATACTGTCTCCCGGTTCCTGCCTGAAGACATGGACCTGATGTCCCGCTCTGGGTGGCTGGCTGTCAGGGACTCTATGCTGGCTGCTGAGGTGAGACCGTCGACGATTAACAAGCTGCTGACCAAGGCGAAGATGTGTCTTGATTATGGTCTTATGAATGGGCATCTGGAGGGCCGTAACCCTATCGAACGGATGAAGCTGACCAAGGATGTTGACTCCAAGCGCAGAGCGTTCACTGACGAGGAGTTGGAGAGACTTCTGGTCCGTGTTGAGTCTGAGTATCAGTTCACACGACATACGGCTCACACGACCTCTGAGGCCCGTAGATGGGCGTCTCTGGTGTCTGTAGTCACTGGCGCTCGGTCTGCTGAGGTCTGCCACCTGACTAAACGTGACATTGTAACCTTGGACAATGGACTGGTCTGTATCGACATCAATGAAGATGGAGACGGCAAGTCTGTGAAGAATAAGCATTCAGTCCGACTTGTGCCGCTGACCGATGGGGCCTGTGGTCTTGACCTGAAGTCCTTCCTCTCATGGGTAGACACGCAGCCTGACGAGGGTCCTCTCTTCGGGATGACTCCGAGCGCCTACTCAAACTGGTTTAACTCAAGGGTCCTGACTGAAGCCCTGCCAGACGCTACGGACGTCTCTCTCCACAGTCTGAGGCATTGGCTGGCGACCAGAATGAAAGAGCGTGGAGTCAATCTGGTGGACGCTCAGGGCATCTTAGGACATAGCAGTCAGTCAATTACGTATGACCTGTACGGGAAAGGACACGCTGTGGGTAGGCTGGCTGATGTACTTAAGACAGCTTTACTTTAA
- a CDS encoding type I restriction-modification system subunit M, with protein MSEFTGSAASQADFIWKNAEDLWGDFKHTDFGKIILPFTLLRRLECALEPTREAVREAHDAFKDADVELDTILRSTAEYPFYNTSEYSLGTLGSTKTRRNLEDYIALFSDNARAIFEEFEFGNTVIRLEKAGLLYKICQNFAKIDLHPDVVPDRVMSNIYEHLIRRFGAEVNEGAEDFMTPRDIVHLATALLLDPDDALFEASPGLIRTLYDPTCGTGGFLTDAMNHVGDYGNRDKIPPVLVPHGQELEPETHAVCVAGMLIRRLESDPGRDLSKNIRQGSTLSNDQFAGERFHYCLSNPPFGKKWEKDKTAVEAEHKKGELGRFGPGLPKISDGSMLFLMHLASKLELPINGGGRAAIVLSGSPLFNGGAASGESEIRRWLLEDDLIEAIVALPTDLFFRTNIATYLWILSNKKPQERKGKVQLINATDLWTSIRNEGNKRRIVSDEQRRQILDIYATGETGALSRMLDYRTFGYRRIKVLRPLRMTLELDKVGMDRLEAEAAWEKLSDAHQTFWREALKPLIGQTQPYSWAETFVRDSIKSDEAKQLKVKSNKTLITALISAFGHKDPKAEPVTDSNGELVPDTDLTDYENVPYLDDIDDYFAREVLPHVPDAWLDESFTDARDGQLGRVGYEINFNRFFYQYQPPRKLHDIDEDLKQVEAEIAALLAEVASE; from the coding sequence ATGAGCGAATTTACGGGATCGGCAGCTTCACAGGCTGACTTTATTTGGAAGAATGCGGAAGACCTTTGGGGGGACTTCAAGCATACGGACTTTGGCAAGATCATTTTGCCGTTTACCTTGCTGCGCCGCCTGGAGTGTGCGCTGGAGCCGACCCGCGAGGCGGTGAGAGAAGCGCATGACGCTTTCAAGGATGCCGATGTCGAGCTGGATACCATTCTGCGCTCAACCGCTGAATACCCCTTCTACAACACCTCTGAATACTCCCTCGGCACCTTGGGTAGCACCAAGACGCGCCGCAATCTGGAAGACTACATCGCCCTGTTTTCGGATAATGCCCGCGCTATCTTCGAGGAGTTTGAGTTTGGCAATACGGTGATCCGGCTGGAGAAAGCGGGCTTGCTGTACAAGATTTGCCAGAACTTCGCCAAGATCGATCTGCACCCGGACGTGGTTCCGGATCGGGTGATGAGTAACATCTACGAACACCTAATTCGCCGCTTTGGTGCCGAGGTCAATGAAGGGGCCGAGGACTTCATGACGCCGCGCGACATCGTTCACCTAGCGACCGCATTGCTACTTGACCCGGATGATGCCCTGTTTGAGGCCAGCCCCGGTTTGATTCGTACTCTGTATGACCCGACCTGTGGCACGGGTGGCTTCCTCACCGATGCCATGAACCATGTGGGTGACTACGGTAACCGCGACAAGATCCCGCCAGTGCTGGTGCCGCACGGGCAGGAGTTGGAGCCGGAAACCCATGCGGTTTGTGTAGCCGGTATGCTGATCCGCCGTTTGGAGTCCGACCCAGGCCGAGATCTGTCGAAGAACATTCGTCAGGGCAGCACGCTGTCCAACGACCAGTTTGCCGGTGAGCGTTTCCACTACTGCCTGTCCAATCCGCCTTTCGGCAAGAAATGGGAGAAGGACAAAACCGCCGTCGAAGCAGAACACAAAAAAGGTGAGTTGGGCCGTTTTGGGCCGGGCCTGCCGAAAATTAGCGATGGCTCCATGCTGTTTTTGATGCACCTGGCGAGCAAGCTAGAACTGCCGATCAACGGCGGTGGCCGCGCCGCTATCGTGCTGTCGGGTTCGCCACTGTTTAACGGCGGTGCCGCGTCTGGCGAATCGGAAATACGCCGTTGGTTGCTGGAAGACGACCTGATTGAAGCCATTGTAGCTCTGCCAACGGATCTGTTCTTCCGCACCAATATCGCCACCTACCTGTGGATTCTGTCCAACAAGAAGCCGCAGGAGCGCAAAGGCAAGGTGCAGTTGATCAACGCCACCGACCTTTGGACTTCAATCCGCAACGAGGGCAACAAGCGCCGTATTGTCAGCGATGAGCAGCGCCGCCAGATTCTGGACATCTACGCCACAGGCGAAACCGGAGCGCTTTCCCGGATGCTTGACTACCGTACCTTTGGCTACCGCCGTATCAAGGTCCTGCGCCCGCTGCGCATGACCCTGGAGCTGGATAAGGTGGGCATGGATCGGTTGGAAGCCGAAGCTGCCTGGGAAAAGCTCTCTGATGCGCATCAGACATTCTGGCGTGAAGCCCTCAAGCCGCTGATCGGGCAAACGCAGCCCTATAGCTGGGCAGAAACCTTTGTTAGGGACTCGATCAAGTCCGATGAAGCAAAGCAGCTCAAGGTCAAATCCAACAAGACATTGATCACCGCCCTAATCAGCGCCTTTGGTCACAAAGACCCGAAAGCCGAGCCAGTCACGGATTCCAACGGCGAGCTGGTGCCAGACACAGATTTGACTGATTACGAGAACGTCCCCTATCTGGATGACATCGACGACTACTTTGCCCGCGAAGTGCTTCCTCATGTGCCGGATGCTTGGCTGGATGAGAGCTTTACCGATGCCAGGGATGGTCAATTGGGCCGCGTTGGCTACGAGATCAACTTCAACCGCTTCTTCTACCAGTACCAGCCGCCGCGCAAGCTGCATGATATTGATGAAGACCTGAAGCAGGTAGAAGCCGAGATTGCCGCGCTACTGGCGGAGGTGGCCAGCGAATGA